Part of the Henckelia pumila isolate YLH828 chromosome 2, ASM3356847v2, whole genome shotgun sequence genome is shown below.
AGAATTTATGTAAAATTACCGTCTTTAGCAGCTAAAGAAACCATAATATCATCAATTCCCTTTTCCATGCCCTTGAGCCCACACATGTAGATATAGGTGTTGTCTTTCTTAAGCATTTCCCATAGTTCTTCTGCGTATTCAGCCATGCGAGTTTGGATGTACATTTTCTCCCCCTTCGCGTTCACTTGTTCTCTGCTAACCGCAAAATCCAACCGGAAGTTATCTGAGAATTTCTCCTGCATTTTCTCGAATTCCTGCGCACCAGCAAATGCTTGGTCTTTAGGAGTAACAAGAAGGTTATAACACAATATGGGATACATGTCAGACTGACTTGTTCTCTATCAAATAGTTGGTTTCCACTGTAGCTCGATGATAGGGAACTCTTTTTCTCGGTCGACTCAGAAACACGGGAGAATACCAGacttaaaattttgaacttCTTTTTCCATTTTAGATTTTTGTTCATGAAACAATCAATAATTTCAACTCAAAATATTAACTAAGGCCATGTCCAGATAACCTCCCCCTGCCTCCACTACTGAGATGCACTATTTGTAGTCAAAAGATGTACTTGACAGATCCAATGTACAAAGTCCTTTCGTAAAGTTAGTAAAGATGTGGGAgcaaattttataaattacCTCTTTGTAGAGCAATGAGCTGCTTGTGGGGACACCCAAAAACAACCATGCCAAACCATTGAACTGCAATAATAGAAGACAGGTGACTGTCAATATCGTGAAAGATCAGCTTTGCAATGCTTGTGATCAGAGATTGTTTACTTGTgttctttttaatttatttgcttCAAGTTTGCTGATATTGGAGGTTTGAATATGTAACAAGAATGCATCAAGAAAGACGAATCTTCTGGACTCGGAATAGTGTGTACCTTGTAATCTTCGTGCTTCTCAAAGAACATTTTCCACAAGAATGAACGGAAAGGAGCAATCCCAGTTCCAGTTCCAAGCTACCAAAGGATATGTCCAAGTTCAACAATTTTCAGCAAAAAAGTCGACATGAAATGAAGAACCTGATATACAAAGAGCAGTAACGTGCAATATACCATGATTATGTTAGCATTAGGATCTTTAGGCATGAGCATCTCTTTACCGACAGGTCCTGTTATCTTCACTTCAGATCCAGGTTTCAAGTCACCTAACTCAAGAAGATTTTGATTTCATGCATCAGATGATCTGAAACTTACAAATTCAAAACATCGACAGAATTCATTCTTAATCAAAGCCTTACACAAGAAGTTTGAGCAAACTCCTTTAACTATTTCCCCCTGATCATTGGTATAAACAAGCCTTTTAACACACAAAGAGACCTGTATACCATTGAATTGAAACAACGCTATCAATACAACGGAATATTTCAGCCAAAGATCTTAATCATAATGGTCCCATAATTCATTCAGCAGAAAACCTACAGTCTTGGAATCTCCAAAGTCACCAAGGGCGCT
Proteins encoded:
- the LOC140881232 gene encoding ferredoxin--NADP reductase, leaf-type isozyme, chloroplastic — protein: MAAAVSSAVSLPSSKPVSLPPSTSIITSSERIHFRKVPFHYRNVPTGAKIVPIRAQVTTEAPAKAEKISKKQEEGVIVNKFKPKEPYIGRCLFNTRITGDDAPGETWHMVFSTEGEVPYREGQSIGVIPEGVDKNGKPHKLRLYSIASSALGDFGDSKTVSLCVKRLVYTNDQGEIVKGVCSNFLCDLKPGSEVKITGPVGKEMLMPKDPNANIIMLGTGTGIAPFRSFLWKMFFEKHEDYKFNGLAWLFLGVPTSSSLLYKEEFEKMQEKFSDNFRLDFAVSREQVNAKGEKMYIQTRMAEYAEELWEMLKKDNTYIYMCGLKGMEKGIDDIMVSLAAKDGIDWIDYKKQLKKGEQWNVEVY